The window TGTACCATTTGATCTCCCATTGCATCTGCAGAGCAGCACCAGGAATGCGCCACGGCTGCTTCTCTCCCAGCTTTGCAGCAAGGTGGAGGATGCTGTTCCCTTTATTGTCAAAATGGTGAAACACGTATTCGGGGAGCTTTCTCTGCACCAGAAAATCAAACACATATGTCTGCCTGTGCTCTGCTGCCAACATCAGCACATTCTTCCCTTCCGAGTCTTGATCTTGGATGGCTACGGGAACCGCATCAAGTATCTTCTTCACCATTTCTGGGATTCCCATTTTAGCAGCTACCAGTAGTGGAGTACTGTCCTTCACTTCGATGTTAGATTCTGTGGTCTCAGATTCTTCAGCAATGGGAGGCGTATCCGGAATACTACTCGATGCTTCTGAGGGATGGGCGGGGCGCTGCCCATTGCTATCGTATTTGTAACTTGGTTCAAACTCGATCATTTTATCCATGATCTGCATCGCATGACAGTGTCGTACTTTCTTCTCGTGAATCTTTTGTATCTTCAAGAATCCTGTTGATGTGTACATGACAGCTCTTTAAAACTTCTACTTTTTTGGTTCAAAGCAAACTAGAGTTAGTTACTACTTACCAACTCCAAGAACTGTTAGGATGACCTTTGTggcaaatttgaaaatcaaaatgCAAGTTTTGTAATTGGGAGGATAGGAACCATAATCTTTGCTCTTTGCCTCTGCACCTTTATCTGAAACAGTAAGTCAACAAACAATTACATACAGTTATTAACaagaaatgtaaaattgaGATGCAACTAGTATTGTCCACTTTCTTATGATTAATAAACTAATCCATACTTTTATCAGTAGACGCAGCATCTTTTTTCTTGGATCTTGAACAACCAGCTGGAGACGAAGGGTAGACACattgttatttttcaaaagacaCGGATAACTTGCGGTAAATATGATTTGGGTTATATTCACCTATGAAACTCTCATATATTGGAACACCATGCTCCTCATACGGTTGATCTTCTACATCATTTGGAATACTCTTTTTCTTCTCGGATCTAGAACGGCCAGCTGGAAATGCAAGGGCAAGTAATATGGTTTAATCTAAAAAGATTTGGTCAATTTGAGAATAATACATACATGAAGCATAAAGCTGATTGATGATCACCTTTAATACTCTCGTAAATTGGATTCCATACTAGACCGAAGATGCTCACACATGTCTTGTAGTTCTCTGGGAATTTGTCGTTACTTGAGCCATTAATCAGTGTGGATTTGTGATTGGGTTGTTTCGTCAGAACATCAACAAATACAACTTATCCACATGCCATAAATTCCATTAGCACCTCTAAAACTTATGCAACTGATAATATGTATACTGAGAATCTGAAACTAGGATTCTTACAGTGGTAGATAATTGATTCGTAGGATCCAAGCTGTGAACTGCTTTTGAACAAGTTAGGCTTCCTTGCTAAAACATGGAGAGGGGTTTCTCCAtcaacattaaaataa is drawn from Salvia hispanica cultivar TCC Black 2014 chromosome 6, UniMelb_Shisp_WGS_1.0, whole genome shotgun sequence and contains these coding sequences:
- the LOC125195724 gene encoding uncharacterized protein LOC125195724 isoform X3 codes for the protein MSDEESLRDYLFKLTMKQQWEKVAKKYEEDENAHTLMLTKLEDTAFHIAISSYNPDCCNAPHESFTRKMYSLMNDKKTLCKVLEMPNTRGDTPLHLAAAVGWETLCTLIASADPTLIELRNANGETPLFIAAHHGNLDTFVSLHGIYIEAKGKADGSLCRRKDGNTVLHSAISGEYFKLAYFILEHYKNLLNYFNVDGETPLHVLARKPNLFKSSSQLGSYESIIYHFVFVDVLTKQPNHKSTLINGSSNDKFPENYKTCVSIFGLVWNPIYESIKAGRSRSEKKKSIPNDVEDQPYEEHGVPIYESFIAGCSRSKKKDAASTDKNKGAEAKSKDYGSYPPNYKTCILIFKFATKVILTVLGVGFLKIQKIHEKKVRHCHAMQIMDKMIEFEPSYKYDSNGQRPAHPSEASSSIPDTPPIAEESETTESNIEVKDSTPLLVAAKMGIPEMVKKILDAVPVAIQDQDSEGKNVLMLAAEHRQTYVFDFLVQRKLPEYVFHHFDNKGNSILHLAAKLGEKQPWRIPGAALQMQWEIKCM
- the LOC125195724 gene encoding ankyrin repeat-containing protein NPR4-like isoform X2; the encoded protein is MKASLAKSAVGWETLCTLIASADPTLIELRNANGETPLFIAAHHGNLDTFVSLHGIYIEAKGKADGSLCRRKDGNTVLHSAISGEYFKLAYFILEHYKNLLNYFNVDGETPLHVLARKPNLFKSSSQLGSYESIIYHFVFVDVLTKQPNHKSTLINGSSNDKFPENYKTCVSIFGLVWNPIYESIKAGRSRSEKKKSIPNDVEDQPYEEHGVPIYESFIAGCSRSKKKDAASTDKNKGAEAKSKDYGSYPPNYKTCILIFKFATKVILTVLGVGFLKIQKIHEKKVRHCHAMQIMDKMIEFEPSYKYDSNGQRPAHPSEASSSIPDTPPIAEESETTESNIEVKDSTPLLVAAKMGIPEMVKKILDAVPVAIQDQDSEGKNVLMLAAEHRQTYVFDFLVQRKLPEYVFHHFDNKGNSILHLAAKLGEKQPWRIPGAALQMQWEIKWYKHVKRCVPAVCYSHHNAKGETPRKIFSQTHEKLVESGNGWLVKTSESCSVVAALIATVAFATSATVPGGLDQSHGYPILRDRRAFDIFSIASLIALCLSITALVFFLAIITSRFEERDFKRDLPRKLLMGLSCLFLGIVAMLLSFCAGHTFILREKLRIASLPIYAVAMIPVMLFAMGQLPLYFDLLWAAYVKVPLRSYKIFLH